The following are from one region of the Acanthopagrus latus isolate v.2019 chromosome 2, fAcaLat1.1, whole genome shotgun sequence genome:
- the dyrk1ab gene encoding dual-specificity tyrosine-(Y)-phosphorylation regulated kinase 1A, b isoform X3, translated as MAAPMPHTHQQYSDRHQPSTDQSVTVLPYSDQTPQLTANQRHMPQCFRDPTSAPLRKLSIDLIKTYKHINEVYYAKKKRRHQQGQGEDSSHKKERKVFNDGYDDDNYDYIVKNGEKWMDRYEIDSLIGKGSFGQVVKAYDRAEQEWVAIKIIKNKKAFLNQAQIEVRLLELMNKHDTEMKYYIVHLKRHFMFRNHLCLVFEMLSYNLYDLLRNTNFRGVSLNLTRKFAQQLCTALLFLATPELSIIHCDLKPENILLCNPKRSAIKIVDFGSSCQLGQRIYQYIQSRFYRSPEVLLGMPYDLAIDMWSLGCILVEMHTGEPLFSGANEVDQMNKIVEVLGIPPNHIMDLAPKARKFFEKLSDGTWSVKKTKDGKRYKPPASRKLHSILGVETGGPGGRRAGESGHAVADYLKFKDLILRMLDYDPKSRIQPYYALQHSFFKKTADEGTNTSSSVSTSPALEQSQSSGTTSSTSSSSGGSSGTSTSGRARSDPTHHHLHSGGHFGTALPAMDGDSLCPQVSKSPGRICRSGVLEVVSNRMARQPYPPPLVWGGGVGPESVTGETHPVQETTFHVPPQHPKALHPHSHTHHHHGQMMATRPRPRHYTSPTHSSSTQDSMEVVHGHLSMTSLSSSASSSSTSSSSTGNHGNQAYQLRHLPAGALDFGQNGGLSMGLGAFSNPRQETGMAAHPAFSMGTNTGPAHYLAEGHLGMRQGMDREESPMTGVCVQQSSMASS; from the exons ATGGCTGCTCCAATGCCCCATACGCACCAGCAGTACAGTGACCGCCACCAGCCAAGCACTGACCAATCTGTTACGGTCTTACCGTACAGCGACCAGACACCACAGCTCACTGCCAATCAG AGGCACATGCCCCAGTGCTTTCGTGACCCAACTTCAGCTCCCCTGAGGAAGCTCTCCATTGACCTtatcaaaacatacaaacacatcaatgag GTGTATTATGCAAAAAAGAAGCGACGGCACCAACAGGGTCAGGGTGAAGACTCTAGTCataaaaaagagaggaaagtcTTTAATGATGGCTATGACGATGATAACTATGACTACATCGTCAAGAATGGGGAGAAGTGGATGGACCGCTATGAGATTGATTCCTTGATAGGAAAAGGATCATTTGGACAG GTTGTGAAAGCATATGACCGTGCGGAGCAGGAATGGGTTGCCATTAAGATCATCAAGAACAAGAAAGCTTTCCTCAATCAAGCCCAGATTGAAGTGCGCCTCCTAGAGCTCATGAACAAACATGATACCGAGATGAAATACTACATTG TTCACCTAAAGCGTCACTTCATGTTCCGGAACCACCTCTGCCTCGTGTTTGAGATGCTTTCATATAATCTGTATGACCTACTCCGAAATACCAACTTCCGCGGCGTCTCACTCAACCTAACCCGGAAGTTTGCCCAGCAGCTATGCACGGCGCTGCTCTTCCTGGCCACGCCTGAGCTCAGCATCATCCACTGTGACCTGAAGCCTGAGAACATCCTCCTCTGTAACCCCAAGAGGAGTGCCATCAAAATAGTGGACTTTGGCAGCTCATGCCAACTGGGACAAAGG ATATACCAGTATATCCAGAGTCGCTTCTACCGTTCCCCAGAGGTGCTGCTGGGAATGCCCTATGACCTGGCCATCGACATGTGGTCCCTGGGTTGCATCTTGGTAGAGATGCACACTGGAGAACCTCTCTTCAGCGGAGCCAACGAG GTGGACCAGATGAACAAAATAGTTGAGGTTCTTGGTATCCCGCCTAATCACATAATGGACCTAGCCCCAAAAGCCAGGAAGTTCTTTGAGAAGCTTTCAGATGGTACATGGAGTGTTAAGAAGACCAAAGATGGCAAAAGG TATAAGCCTCCAGCCTCGCGGAAGCTCCACTCCATCCTGGGTGTGGAGACAGGGGGTCCAGGTGGCCGGCGGGCGGGGGAGTCTGGCCATGCTGTTGCTGACTACTTGAAGTTCAAGGACCTGATCCTGCGGATGTTGGACTATGACCCTAAGAGCCGCATCCAGCCCTACTATGCCCTGCAGCACAGCTTCTTCAAGAAGACTGCGGATGAGGGGACCAATACAAGCAGCAGCGTGTCTACAAGCCCCGCATTAGAACAGTCCCAGTCTTCAGGAACcacctccagcacctcctctaGTTCAG GAGGATCATCTGGGACAAGTACCAGTGGCAGAGCAAGATCAGACCCTACCCATCACCACTTGCACAGTGGAGGACACTTCGGCACGGCTCTGCCTGCCATGGATGGTGACAGCCTCTGCCCACAGGTCAGTAAGTCACCAGGAAGGATCTGCAGGAGTGGAGTTCTTGAGGTGGTTTCAAACAGAATG GCAAGACAGCCTTACCCACCCCCGCTGGTGTGGGGAGGTGGCGTTGGACCAGAGTCAGTCACTGGAGAGACCCACCCAGTCCAGGAGACCACCTTCCATGTTCCCCCTCAGCACCCTAAGGCCCTGCATCCCCACTCACATACTCATCACCACCACGGGCAGATGATGGCTACGCGGCCACGCCCACGCCACTACACCTCCCCGACACACAGCTCCTCGACACAGGACTCCATGGAGGTGGTTCATGGCCATCTGTCCATGACCTCcctgtcttcctctgcctcctcttcctctacatcGTCCTCTTCCACTGGGAACCATGGCAACCAGGCCTACCAGCTCCGCCATTTGCCTGCCGGAGCCCTTGACTTTGGTCAGAATGGTGGGCTGAGCATGGGGCTAGGTGCCTTCTCGAACCCACGGCAGGAGACTGGCATGGCAGCGCACCCTGCATTCTCCATGGGCACGAACACAGGGCCTGCCCACTACCTAGCGGAAGGCCACCTGGGCATGAGGCAGGGCATGGACCGGGAGGAGTCTCCAAtgactggagtgtgtgtgcagcagagttcTATGGCCAGCTCGTGA
- the dyrk1ab gene encoding dual-specificity tyrosine-(Y)-phosphorylation regulated kinase 1A, b isoform X1, giving the protein MMHPGGETSACKPSSVRLAPSFSLHTAGLQMAAPMPHTHQQYSDRHQPSTDQSVTVLPYSDQTPQLTANQRHMPQCFRDPTSAPLRKLSIDLIKTYKHINEVYYAKKKRRHQQGQGEDSSHKKERKVFNDGYDDDNYDYIVKNGEKWMDRYEIDSLIGKGSFGQVVKAYDRAEQEWVAIKIIKNKKAFLNQAQIEVRLLELMNKHDTEMKYYIVHLKRHFMFRNHLCLVFEMLSYNLYDLLRNTNFRGVSLNLTRKFAQQLCTALLFLATPELSIIHCDLKPENILLCNPKRSAIKIVDFGSSCQLGQRIYQYIQSRFYRSPEVLLGMPYDLAIDMWSLGCILVEMHTGEPLFSGANEVDQMNKIVEVLGIPPNHIMDLAPKARKFFEKLSDGTWSVKKTKDGKRYKPPASRKLHSILGVETGGPGGRRAGESGHAVADYLKFKDLILRMLDYDPKSRIQPYYALQHSFFKKTADEGTNTSSSVSTSPALEQSQSSGTTSSTSSSSGGSSGTSTSGRARSDPTHHHLHSGGHFGTALPAMDGDSLCPQVSKSPGRICRSGVLEVVSNRMARQPYPPPLVWGGGVGPESVTGETHPVQETTFHVPPQHPKALHPHSHTHHHHGQMMATRPRPRHYTSPTHSSSTQDSMEVVHGHLSMTSLSSSASSSSTSSSSTGNHGNQAYQLRHLPAGALDFGQNGGLSMGLGAFSNPRQETGMAAHPAFSMGTNTGPAHYLAEGHLGMRQGMDREESPMTGVCVQQSSMASS; this is encoded by the exons ATGATGCATCCAG GAGGAGAGACTTCAGCATGCAAACCTTCGTCCGTCCGGCTTGCGCCCTCTTTTTCTTTACACACTGCTGGTCTTCAGATGGCTGCTCCAATGCCCCATACGCACCAGCAGTACAGTGACCGCCACCAGCCAAGCACTGACCAATCTGTTACGGTCTTACCGTACAGCGACCAGACACCACAGCTCACTGCCAATCAG AGGCACATGCCCCAGTGCTTTCGTGACCCAACTTCAGCTCCCCTGAGGAAGCTCTCCATTGACCTtatcaaaacatacaaacacatcaatgag GTGTATTATGCAAAAAAGAAGCGACGGCACCAACAGGGTCAGGGTGAAGACTCTAGTCataaaaaagagaggaaagtcTTTAATGATGGCTATGACGATGATAACTATGACTACATCGTCAAGAATGGGGAGAAGTGGATGGACCGCTATGAGATTGATTCCTTGATAGGAAAAGGATCATTTGGACAG GTTGTGAAAGCATATGACCGTGCGGAGCAGGAATGGGTTGCCATTAAGATCATCAAGAACAAGAAAGCTTTCCTCAATCAAGCCCAGATTGAAGTGCGCCTCCTAGAGCTCATGAACAAACATGATACCGAGATGAAATACTACATTG TTCACCTAAAGCGTCACTTCATGTTCCGGAACCACCTCTGCCTCGTGTTTGAGATGCTTTCATATAATCTGTATGACCTACTCCGAAATACCAACTTCCGCGGCGTCTCACTCAACCTAACCCGGAAGTTTGCCCAGCAGCTATGCACGGCGCTGCTCTTCCTGGCCACGCCTGAGCTCAGCATCATCCACTGTGACCTGAAGCCTGAGAACATCCTCCTCTGTAACCCCAAGAGGAGTGCCATCAAAATAGTGGACTTTGGCAGCTCATGCCAACTGGGACAAAGG ATATACCAGTATATCCAGAGTCGCTTCTACCGTTCCCCAGAGGTGCTGCTGGGAATGCCCTATGACCTGGCCATCGACATGTGGTCCCTGGGTTGCATCTTGGTAGAGATGCACACTGGAGAACCTCTCTTCAGCGGAGCCAACGAG GTGGACCAGATGAACAAAATAGTTGAGGTTCTTGGTATCCCGCCTAATCACATAATGGACCTAGCCCCAAAAGCCAGGAAGTTCTTTGAGAAGCTTTCAGATGGTACATGGAGTGTTAAGAAGACCAAAGATGGCAAAAGG TATAAGCCTCCAGCCTCGCGGAAGCTCCACTCCATCCTGGGTGTGGAGACAGGGGGTCCAGGTGGCCGGCGGGCGGGGGAGTCTGGCCATGCTGTTGCTGACTACTTGAAGTTCAAGGACCTGATCCTGCGGATGTTGGACTATGACCCTAAGAGCCGCATCCAGCCCTACTATGCCCTGCAGCACAGCTTCTTCAAGAAGACTGCGGATGAGGGGACCAATACAAGCAGCAGCGTGTCTACAAGCCCCGCATTAGAACAGTCCCAGTCTTCAGGAACcacctccagcacctcctctaGTTCAG GAGGATCATCTGGGACAAGTACCAGTGGCAGAGCAAGATCAGACCCTACCCATCACCACTTGCACAGTGGAGGACACTTCGGCACGGCTCTGCCTGCCATGGATGGTGACAGCCTCTGCCCACAGGTCAGTAAGTCACCAGGAAGGATCTGCAGGAGTGGAGTTCTTGAGGTGGTTTCAAACAGAATG GCAAGACAGCCTTACCCACCCCCGCTGGTGTGGGGAGGTGGCGTTGGACCAGAGTCAGTCACTGGAGAGACCCACCCAGTCCAGGAGACCACCTTCCATGTTCCCCCTCAGCACCCTAAGGCCCTGCATCCCCACTCACATACTCATCACCACCACGGGCAGATGATGGCTACGCGGCCACGCCCACGCCACTACACCTCCCCGACACACAGCTCCTCGACACAGGACTCCATGGAGGTGGTTCATGGCCATCTGTCCATGACCTCcctgtcttcctctgcctcctcttcctctacatcGTCCTCTTCCACTGGGAACCATGGCAACCAGGCCTACCAGCTCCGCCATTTGCCTGCCGGAGCCCTTGACTTTGGTCAGAATGGTGGGCTGAGCATGGGGCTAGGTGCCTTCTCGAACCCACGGCAGGAGACTGGCATGGCAGCGCACCCTGCATTCTCCATGGGCACGAACACAGGGCCTGCCCACTACCTAGCGGAAGGCCACCTGGGCATGAGGCAGGGCATGGACCGGGAGGAGTCTCCAAtgactggagtgtgtgtgcagcagagttcTATGGCCAGCTCGTGA
- the LOC119011872 gene encoding CD166 antigen homolog A-like, protein MHLLSASCVCALLITVALLRRVSGLEMVVGLYGETLEIPCNNGAIKAEDAVLTKWKYDGGDLLVKNANQNVSITATDEYKGRVSLAANSSLLLSSAKLTDQRTFTCMMVLSSDIKEFPVSVEIYKTPASLEISDKAEELEIGKRTKLGTCVAHDANPAAEITWLKNNERLVADEKGISIQALVQVDPDTGLSTTSSTLEYSAKKEDTNAKFTCISQHKGLTSSPVSFNITYSTENIVLQVIAQDPLVEGDNMTLKCEADGNPAPTSFMFHLKEEVVKVENSDTYTITNVSRDNSGEYKCSLIDDPTMEATKEISVKYLDINLSPSGTIVKKAGETLDLTLQIDASEDSKVSWTKDNVKLDKEPKFTKVIFSESGRYECEVTMGLLSRKASFELVVEGAPVISKLIKQRGEDGKHKVLICEAEGSPKPAVSWSINGTSLDESPFVNGKITHKITVVPTANLTVSCTVTNEFGSDSKAINVSSLFEDVRVDKQDTLEDGDQTKLVVGVVVGLLVATVVIGLAYLVYMKKSKQGSWKTGEKESGSSEEEKKLEEKVEENSQKAEV, encoded by the exons TCAGCGGTTTGGAGATGGTCGTCGGCCTTTATGGGGAGACACTCGAGATCCCGTGCAACAATGGAGCCATAAAAGCAGAAGACGCCGTGCTCACTAAATGGAAATAT GACGGAGGAGACCTGCTGGTCAAGAACGCGAACCAGAACGTCTCAATCACCGCCACTGATGAGTACAAGGGCCGCGTGAGCTTGGCTGCGAACTCCAGCCTGCTGCTCTCTTCGGCCAAGCTGACCGACCAGCGGACTTTCACCTGCATGATGGTGTTGTCCTCGGATATCAAAGAGTTCCCTGTTAGCGTGGAAATCTACA AAACGCCTGCGAGCCTGGAGATTTCTGACAAAGCGGAGGAACTGGAGATTGGCAAACGCACTAAG TTAGGAACATGTGTTGCGCATGATGCCAACCCAGCAGCAGAAATCACATGGTTAAAGAACAATGAGCGTCTGGTGGCTGATGAGAAAG gGATTTCCATCCAGGCCTTGGTGCAGGTGGACCCTGACACCGGCCTTTCGACCACTTCATCTACACTGGAGTACTCGGCGAAGAAGGAGGACACGAACGCCAAGTTCACCTGCATCAGTCAGCACAAGGGACTGACGTCCTCTCCAGTGAGCTTCAACATCACCT ACTCTACAGAGAACATCGTCCTTCAGGTCATCGCTCAGGACCCCCTAGTAGAGGGAGACAACATGACTCTGAAGTGTGAGGCAGATGGTAACCCAGCTCCTACCAGCTTCATGTTCCACCTTAAG GAAGAGGTGGTGAAGGTGGAAAACTCAGACACTTACACCATCACAAACGTCTCTCGTGACAACTCTGGCGAATACAAATGCTCTCTCATCGACGATCCAACAATGGAAGCAACCAAGGAAATCTCAGTCAAAT ACCTAGACATCAATTTAAGCCCCTCTGGAACTATCGTCAAAAAAGCCGGGGAGACCTTGGATCTGACTCTCCAGATTGATGCCTCTGAAGACTCAAAGGTCTCTTGGACAAAG GATAATGTAAAACTGGACAAAGAGCCCAAATTCACAAAGGTGATTTTCTCGGAGTCCGGCCGCTATGAGTGCGAGGTGACGATGGGACTCCTCAGCCGAAAAGCTTCTTTTGAGCTGGTTGTTGAAG GTGCTCCAGTTATCAGTAAGCTGATCAAACAGCGCGGCGAAGACGGCAAGCATAAAGTCCTGATTTGTGAGGCCGAAGGTTCTCCGAAGCCAGCTGTTTCCTGGAGCATCAACGGCACCTCG CTTGATGAGAGTCCCTTCGTCAACGGAAAGATAACACACAAGATCACAGTCGTGCCTACTGCAAATCTGACTGTCTCTTGTACGGTGACCAATGAGTTTGGCTCGGACTCTAAAGCTATAAATGTGTCATCCT TATTTGAGGATGTGAGAGTGGATAAACAAG ACACATTAGAGGACGGGGACCAGACCAAGTTGGTGGTCGGAGTTGTGGTCGGTCTCCTCGTCGCCACCGTGGTTATCGGCCTGGCGTACCTCGTCTACATGAAGAAATCCAA GCAAGGAAGCTGGAAGACTGGTGAAAAGGAGAGCGGCtcctctgaggaggagaaaaagctggaggagaaagtggaggagAACAGCCAAAAAGCTGAGGTGTAA
- the dyrk1ab gene encoding dual-specificity tyrosine-(Y)-phosphorylation regulated kinase 1A, b isoform X2, producing the protein MMHPGGETSACKPSSVRLAPSFSLHTAGLQMAAPMPHTHQQYSDRHQPSTDQSVTVLPYSDQTPQLTANQRHMPQCFRDPTSAPLRKLSIDLIKTYKHINEVYYAKKKRRHQQGQGEDSSHKKERKVFNDGYDDDNYDYIVKNGEKWMDRYEIDSLIGKGSFGQVVKAYDRAEQEWVAIKIIKNKKAFLNQAQIEVRLLELMNKHDTEMKYYIVHLKRHFMFRNHLCLVFEMLSYNLYDLLRNTNFRGVSLNLTRKFAQQLCTALLFLATPELSIIHCDLKPENILLCNPKRSAIKIVDFGSSCQLGQRIYQYIQSRFYRSPEVLLGMPYDLAIDMWSLGCILVEMHTGEPLFSGANEVDQMNKIVEVLGIPPNHIMDLAPKARKFFEKLSDGTWSVKKTKDGKRYKPPASRKLHSILGVETGGPGGRRAGESGHAVADYLKFKDLILRMLDYDPKSRIQPYYALQHSFFKKTADEGTNTSSSVSTSPALEQSQSSGTTSSTSSSSGGSSGTSTSGRARSDPTHHHLHSGGHFGTALPAMDGDSLCPQARQPYPPPLVWGGGVGPESVTGETHPVQETTFHVPPQHPKALHPHSHTHHHHGQMMATRPRPRHYTSPTHSSSTQDSMEVVHGHLSMTSLSSSASSSSTSSSSTGNHGNQAYQLRHLPAGALDFGQNGGLSMGLGAFSNPRQETGMAAHPAFSMGTNTGPAHYLAEGHLGMRQGMDREESPMTGVCVQQSSMASS; encoded by the exons ATGATGCATCCAG GAGGAGAGACTTCAGCATGCAAACCTTCGTCCGTCCGGCTTGCGCCCTCTTTTTCTTTACACACTGCTGGTCTTCAGATGGCTGCTCCAATGCCCCATACGCACCAGCAGTACAGTGACCGCCACCAGCCAAGCACTGACCAATCTGTTACGGTCTTACCGTACAGCGACCAGACACCACAGCTCACTGCCAATCAG AGGCACATGCCCCAGTGCTTTCGTGACCCAACTTCAGCTCCCCTGAGGAAGCTCTCCATTGACCTtatcaaaacatacaaacacatcaatgag GTGTATTATGCAAAAAAGAAGCGACGGCACCAACAGGGTCAGGGTGAAGACTCTAGTCataaaaaagagaggaaagtcTTTAATGATGGCTATGACGATGATAACTATGACTACATCGTCAAGAATGGGGAGAAGTGGATGGACCGCTATGAGATTGATTCCTTGATAGGAAAAGGATCATTTGGACAG GTTGTGAAAGCATATGACCGTGCGGAGCAGGAATGGGTTGCCATTAAGATCATCAAGAACAAGAAAGCTTTCCTCAATCAAGCCCAGATTGAAGTGCGCCTCCTAGAGCTCATGAACAAACATGATACCGAGATGAAATACTACATTG TTCACCTAAAGCGTCACTTCATGTTCCGGAACCACCTCTGCCTCGTGTTTGAGATGCTTTCATATAATCTGTATGACCTACTCCGAAATACCAACTTCCGCGGCGTCTCACTCAACCTAACCCGGAAGTTTGCCCAGCAGCTATGCACGGCGCTGCTCTTCCTGGCCACGCCTGAGCTCAGCATCATCCACTGTGACCTGAAGCCTGAGAACATCCTCCTCTGTAACCCCAAGAGGAGTGCCATCAAAATAGTGGACTTTGGCAGCTCATGCCAACTGGGACAAAGG ATATACCAGTATATCCAGAGTCGCTTCTACCGTTCCCCAGAGGTGCTGCTGGGAATGCCCTATGACCTGGCCATCGACATGTGGTCCCTGGGTTGCATCTTGGTAGAGATGCACACTGGAGAACCTCTCTTCAGCGGAGCCAACGAG GTGGACCAGATGAACAAAATAGTTGAGGTTCTTGGTATCCCGCCTAATCACATAATGGACCTAGCCCCAAAAGCCAGGAAGTTCTTTGAGAAGCTTTCAGATGGTACATGGAGTGTTAAGAAGACCAAAGATGGCAAAAGG TATAAGCCTCCAGCCTCGCGGAAGCTCCACTCCATCCTGGGTGTGGAGACAGGGGGTCCAGGTGGCCGGCGGGCGGGGGAGTCTGGCCATGCTGTTGCTGACTACTTGAAGTTCAAGGACCTGATCCTGCGGATGTTGGACTATGACCCTAAGAGCCGCATCCAGCCCTACTATGCCCTGCAGCACAGCTTCTTCAAGAAGACTGCGGATGAGGGGACCAATACAAGCAGCAGCGTGTCTACAAGCCCCGCATTAGAACAGTCCCAGTCTTCAGGAACcacctccagcacctcctctaGTTCAG GAGGATCATCTGGGACAAGTACCAGTGGCAGAGCAAGATCAGACCCTACCCATCACCACTTGCACAGTGGAGGACACTTCGGCACGGCTCTGCCTGCCATGGATGGTGACAGCCTCTGCCCACAG GCAAGACAGCCTTACCCACCCCCGCTGGTGTGGGGAGGTGGCGTTGGACCAGAGTCAGTCACTGGAGAGACCCACCCAGTCCAGGAGACCACCTTCCATGTTCCCCCTCAGCACCCTAAGGCCCTGCATCCCCACTCACATACTCATCACCACCACGGGCAGATGATGGCTACGCGGCCACGCCCACGCCACTACACCTCCCCGACACACAGCTCCTCGACACAGGACTCCATGGAGGTGGTTCATGGCCATCTGTCCATGACCTCcctgtcttcctctgcctcctcttcctctacatcGTCCTCTTCCACTGGGAACCATGGCAACCAGGCCTACCAGCTCCGCCATTTGCCTGCCGGAGCCCTTGACTTTGGTCAGAATGGTGGGCTGAGCATGGGGCTAGGTGCCTTCTCGAACCCACGGCAGGAGACTGGCATGGCAGCGCACCCTGCATTCTCCATGGGCACGAACACAGGGCCTGCCCACTACCTAGCGGAAGGCCACCTGGGCATGAGGCAGGGCATGGACCGGGAGGAGTCTCCAAtgactggagtgtgtgtgcagcagagttcTATGGCCAGCTCGTGA